The Spirosoma oryzicola region GCGTGCAGGCGTCGATGAGTATTTCGTTGCTTTACCGGGGTGAGTTATGGGGGTTGATTGCCTGCCATAACAACACGCCACGCTTTGTCAACTACCCAGCCCGGCAGGCGGCCAAATTCGTTAGTCAGTTATTATCAACGGCGCTCGAATTTCGGAAGGATGAAGAAGATAAGAGCAATCTACTGCGTTATCGGGAGCATGGTCAGCTCTTACACGAACAGTTACTGCTCGATGACAACATTGTCCAGGCTCTCACAAAGCGGCCTACTACCATCCTGGATCTGACAAAAGCCACCGGTGCCGCGCTTGTGTTTAACAATAACGTTTATCGACTCGGCAACGCACCCAACGAAGCAAGCATCCGTTCATTGGCCGATTGGGTTAAATTAAGTGATGTCGAAACGTTCCTGGAAACGAATCAGTTGCCGCAACTCTACCCACCCGCCGAAGACTTCCGCGATGTTGGTTCAGGCTTGCTGGGAATTATTCTCTCAAAAGAATTGAATGAGTACGTGTTCTGGTTCAAACCTGAGCGTATTCAGCAGGTGACATGGGCTGGCAATCCGAATAAACCTGTAACCGTCGATGAGCGCGGCCAACAGCGTCTGAGCCCACGAAAAAGCTTTGAAGCCTGGACGCAGATCGTCCGGAACACATCCGACATCTGGTCGGAAGCCGAAGTGTCGACGGTTGTCAAACTGCGCGAAGATGTTTTGCAGATCATTAACAAGCAGGCAAACGAAATACGCATCCTGAACCAGCGGTTGCAGATTGCCTACGACGAGCTGGATGCGTTTAGCTATACCGTCTCGCACGATCTGCGCACACCGTTGTCTTCCATTCGGTGTTATTCGGAAATTCTGCTTGAAGAATACGGCCAGGATCTTAACCCCGACGCACGGGCTCTATTTCAGAAAATTATCGACTCGACCGAGCGGATGCGGTCGCTTATCCGGCATATTCTGTACTATTCCCGCATGAGCCGTACGGAACTGAACACGCAGCCGGTTGATATGCGTGAACTCTTGGATGGCATACGGGAAGAAATTATGGTAACTACCAAAGGACGGTCGTTAGCGATCAACATTGGTGATACTCCTCCTGTAATTGCCGATCCGACGATGGCGCTTCAGTTATTTACAAACCTGCTCAGCAACGCGGCTAAATACACCCGCTTAACGCCCGAAGCAATTATTACAGTAAACGGTAAACAATCTGACGAAGAAGTCATTTACACTGTTGAAGATAACGGGATTGG contains the following coding sequences:
- a CDS encoding ATP-binding protein; translated protein: MTLSNVDLTNCDREPIHILGSIQSYGYLLAIQPDTYSIVHASDNIAELLGSSPDQLMGKPLDRALAETNLPVNALIEFLNVGRRNGSWEGLNPQAFTLNETSWNLIVHQHEGLIVLEWEPAGDSNILTNQQLVAQALTEVQSSRTLADLLHNTAQRVKKIIGYDRVMVYRFESDWHGHVVAEAKEDDLDPYLGLHYPASDIPRQARELYKVNLVRMIADTTSTPSRILSQPDWPADQPLDLTHSVLRAVSPVHIEYLNNMGVQASMSISLLYRGELWGLIACHNNTPRFVNYPARQAAKFVSQLLSTALEFRKDEEDKSNLLRYREHGQLLHEQLLLDDNIVQALTKRPTTILDLTKATGAALVFNNNVYRLGNAPNEASIRSLADWVKLSDVETFLETNQLPQLYPPAEDFRDVGSGLLGIILSKELNEYVFWFKPERIQQVTWAGNPNKPVTVDERGQQRLSPRKSFEAWTQIVRNTSDIWSEAEVSTVVKLREDVLQIINKQANEIRILNQRLQIAYDELDAFSYTVSHDLRTPLSSIRCYSEILLEEYGQDLNPDARALFQKIIDSTERMRSLIRHILYYSRMSRTELNTQPVDMRELLDGIREEIMVTTKGRSLAINIGDTPPVIADPTMALQLFTNLLSNAAKYTRLTPEAIITVNGKQSDEEVIYTVEDNGIGFDMKQAGKMFDLFKRLENAKSFEGSGVGLAIVKRIINRHQGKIWFHSEPDRGTVFYVSFPTVPTT